Below is a window of Struthio camelus isolate bStrCam1 chromosome 14, bStrCam1.hap1, whole genome shotgun sequence DNA.
AGGCTTCCTCCCAGGAAAATGCCCAGTGCGTAGTGCGTGATGCATGCACAAATCAGGGTCTCCCTGCCCAGGGGCTGGGAGGGATGACGGGTGCTTTCTGTACAGGTCCGTTGAATTTGCAGGTATTTGGTTCCCTGCAGACAGCCAGGCCCTGGAGGCATCTCACGTCTGAGAAAACAGGGAACTCAAGGTTCTTGGCCTCAGCTTcgtaaagaacaaaaacaacaagtTGGCCGAAGCAGCTTTTGCTAACTAGTTTGACACCTATGGGAATAGCATTGACCTAATCATATGCGTTCAGTATCTGGACTCGTTGCATCTGTGTGTATGGTACGGCTACCTGCTATCTGCAGCCGTCAGGATGCTTGCTGAGTCTTTGGCGACCGATGCATGATGCCTAAGCCTTTCCTTCACATGTAAAACAGCTGGTTTGATGCCAGCCCAGGTTGGCCACTGAAAATTAGGAATATAAGTGGCAAAGCTGCAGTGTTATCGATGTCCTTTGCCGGCGCAgctgggggccgcggggcagcctGGTGCCTCCTGCCGCGGCGTCCCCAGCGCAGCCTGCCACCCCTCGCTGCTCTGCCCTAGGGGGGCTGGTGGacggcccggccgcagccgccccgccggcgccctgGGAAGTGGCGGTGGATCCGCCGCCACCGTTCGCCGCCTGCGAGACGTGCCTGCCCGTGCCGCACACCTACGCGGTGCAGGTGAGCCCCCAGCCCGCTCTCCCGCAGCCGTGCTCCTTGCACCAGCTGATGTACTCTTACTCACCGAAACAGCCATTCGGGGCGGGGGGTACAGTTATAGTTATTGCTTCTCCCCTGCACGACTCAGGATAAGAAAAGATAactctggctctggcaggaagcATTGTTTTTCTGCTTGAACTAGCGATAGTGTTTTAATAGCTATAGATAAAGGATTGGCACTTGTTTTTTTGGCAAAGAATTGCTTTTACTGCTTGAAATAGTCTGGAGCGTTGCATTTTGAGTGGGCAAGATGCCATGAAAAATGACTTGCACCCGCCCAAAAGAACAAAGCCCAACTATTTTTACTCCTGGGATAAAACGAACAAGATCTGCCAGAAAAGCCTGTCTAGCTGTGTTGTGGGTGAGCACGGCCGGTCCGTGACTAGCCAACCGGCCCTCTCCTCCCGGTCCCGCTCAACGCCTGCTCGCCCGGGGCCCGCGGCTCCGGGGCCGGGCGTCTCGGCAGACCCTCGTGCGCAGCTGCGATTCCTCCTGCCCGGGGTCGTCCTGGTTTCTCCAGCTGTGGAGCTGGAGGCGTGCAGGGGGCTGGCTGCGTTACACGTGTTAGCCGTCTCCACCAAGGGCTCAAGCCTCCCACTGCCTTTTATCCAAGCAGGAGCTGTAGCGTAAGGTTAGAATGAGATGGGCTCGGCGGGTGTAAAAGGTGATCACGGATGAGCAACAACGGGAGTCTTGTGCTTTCCTCGGTGCATCCACGGTTTTGCAAGTGGCTAATGACGGTATTGCTTGTGTCTTTCTGGCTTTCAGGGTTGTCCTAATTGCTCCAGCTCCGGCCTCACTCCGTGCAGCTCTTGCAGAGGATCGGGAAAGGTATGTGGTCTCGAGAGCCACCGAGGATTACTCTTAGAGATTGTCTTCTCTGTGTGAAACGTGTTTTAAACAGTTGAAAAGTACCTGAAACCAGCTCACCTCCCTTTTCCTCACCTTTCTCTTCCTGAGCTCTGAGATGAGCAAAGAAGTTTGTCTGGAAACAAGCCCTGCTCAAGGCACGGTCTGGCTTCGAGATCTCCTAGGCGTTGCGTTTGCAATTGCTCCTCCAGGCAGAGGAACAGGCAGTTCGTTATGTGGCAGGGAAGCaagtttcctctgctttctgcaaGGGGACAGCTACTGGAAACCTCTGACAGATTTCTCTGGCAGAAGAGGAAGATGTGAGGATGGGGACATAAATCATTGTACAACAGTTTAAGAACCGGAGATTATGGGGCTGATTCCAAACCTGTAAATCTCTGGAAATCCTTCTGTCGGCAAGAGTTAAATCAGGCCCCGTCTTATTTGAGGAAAACAAGATCCAATTTACACTAAATTGGGTCAACACTATTAATGTCCTAAATTGAAAACCTGGTCATGCAGGAAACCCATTTCACCTGACTGCTCAAGGAAACAGAGAGAATTAGCAAACATCTGAAAAAACGGCACCTCAATAAAGTTAGAAATGGAGCCAGAATTCCCGGGAGGCTTCGGGACGGAGACGGATGGCGCTGGAGGCGGAGGTGGCCTTTGATGTAGGTTGCACTGCCTGTGCCGACAGAGGGAATGAAAAGATAAAGAAGCAGCGATGCCAATACCACGTTTTTACTGCTGTTGCCTAGAGCAGATGTTATCGGGACGTAACTTTAACTCCCCAAAGGGAGCGTGGCGCCGAGGCAGTGGCGAGGGCGAAGGCAGAGCAGTGCCCCACTGAAAGTGCTCCTTTGTCTGTGAATATTGCTTTAGTTAACTGTCCATCTGTAGTCAGTAGAGATACTAGTTTTCTGGTATAAATAAGCTTCCAAACAGGTCATACCAGGCTCTTTAGTGCTGGGTTTGGGTGAGAAGCTGTTTTGAAAGGGCTGTGGAGCAGCAGCGCTGGGCAGCGGCACGCAGCCGTGCGCGGGAACCGCAGCGCGATGCTCAGCGAGGGAGCACGGGTCCCCAGGGCGGTGGGGCAGCGGGAGCCCGTCACCGCGCCTCGGCGCTGCTGGGACGCACCCTTCGCTCCCAGGCTGCTTTCGGGGCGAGCTGGCAGGGCTGGTGGCACCGAAGCTTTCATCAGGCCGTTTGGTCTGCAGCGAGGCGAGTCAGAGCAGTTGGGATGGGACAGGGGTCACCGGCCCTGGTGGAAGGACGGGTCTGACCGTGCTCTTGGTGGAGAGCAGCCTGAGGCAGAGCACACAGGGCAGCCGGGAGCGCCTCGCCCGGGGGAACCCTGCTCCAGGGAAAATCAACTCAGCAACGGCCCCGGCCTGCTGACAGAGCGGGCTTGCGGGCCTCCTGGCCAGCAGTTTCCATGGCCTTCGGGGTTATGCTGCCAAGGGCAAGTGCATGCAGCTTTCCATGCGCAGTAATTACGTCCTCTACTGGACATAGGAACCTTATTGTGCAGGGGAAACTCAGGCATGAAATTCATGTTAGGGTGGAGGACTAGCAGGGGAAGCTTATGAATGACCGAAATGCAAGTTCTGAAAGTATGATGTGTGTGTTCGCCGCACGGGAATAAGTAATTGTCCGTGCTGTGTTCTGCTTATGTAAGTATCatcataaataattttaaaagaaagaacgtGCTGTTCAGCacatccacctttttttttttttgtgcttctgtAAATGAGTGTCATTAAGGAAATGGATCTTAGcaattgcaaatgaaaaaattaatattttcattttttgttttctttctacatCTAGAGAACCTGTGTTTTCTGTGGGGGGAGCGGCAAGCATGCTACTGATAGTGAATTTTTCAGTGATTGTCCACATTGTAATGGTTCAGGACGGATGAGGTAAGAAAAACTAAAATGCCAGGCCACAaggcagtttgcttttttttgtagttttggtTTATTAGGATCTCATTCCCTCTCTGGCAGGGGAGGTAAATAAATAGATGCATCTGCAAACCCAGGTAAATGTAGAAGACGTCCTAATAATCCTGCGGGGCCAAAAGGCATGTTTTTAATGGGAAGTGCAAATATGCAAAgcttgcaaagtgctttgcaCAGGAGGATAAAGCCACGGGCTGCTGTGACGTGGTGGTATGCAGTGATGTTCTCGTGAGATGATTTTTACACCCACTTTGTGCAGATTATTGTTAAGGAATTGTGCCATTTTGACGTCTGGTTTCCCCCAGTCAAGAACACTTGTAGACCTCCTGTGCTTCCCTCTGTATTAATAAACAAGAcgtggggatttttttccccctttagagTTATTAATGGACAGCTTAGCTGGCAGCTCTCTTGGTTGCTCAGCTTTCCCACCCATCACCCCTTGGACTTGCTGGCAGTCATGGATGTGCCTCTGTGGCTTCGGATCGGAGACGCCTGAAACCCACCAGCGTGTTTATCGGGTGTTCTCCACCGTCGGCTGGAACAGCCCTAGGGGGATGTGGGGGCCGGGAGATCCAGCACCGTTGGAGCGAAGCGCCTGGGCTTGCAGTAAGTGCTTGACCTCATGCTGCTTCCCTTGTGCAGGTGCTTCTCctgctggggccagggccgggtgCCCTGCGCCCGCTGCGACGCGAAAGGCCTCCTGCTCTGCCACGCAGAGCTGACCGTCGCCTGGTGAGTTGCAGCCGAAAAGCAGGCAGCGCCGCTGCATTGCGCCTGGTGTCCGCAGGCCTGGTGGCACTGCCCAGCGAGGATCGCGGTGCCAAGTCCTCCGGCCAGGGTGGAGGTTCATCCCTGGCGAGCTGTGCTGGCTCGCACCGGGTCACGCTGTGGGCTGGGGACCAGCGGGGGTCCGTGCTGCTGCTAGGAGTGCCACTCTTCAAGGAAACAGCTGGAGATGTCTGCGCCTAGCCATGTAATATGAAACGACAGTATTTACTGTACAGGCTTTCAACACGCTCGGAGGCTGGGAACGTGCAACCAGTGTTGTTAGAGTTAGAGAAGAAAATAGTGCTCAGACCCTGAGCACTTGTGTTTACTAAAAATAACAGAGCACATTAAACTAGGTCACTCTAGCTCTGTCCTCAAGAGGCACGTCCACGTGTCCTGGTGGGCATTCGGGTGCTGCACGGCAGTGCTTGACTGCTCTAgttatgctgctgcttttgcttcgtTTGGTGCAGTTAGGGGATTTGATCGTGGATACGCAAAATCTGTTTTCAATAGTAGCTTTTCATGAAATTATTAATAACATAAATAGAAGAGAATTGTTAAGTTTATCTAATTGATTAAATGGTCAGAAATCAGGGGCAGCGTTAAGTTACTGCTCTTGGGAACGTGCTCACGCGGTGGTTGATGCCCACAGCGTGATGCACGGGGGGAAGATGCCCTTTTCCTTGTGGTTTGCAGTAGGCATCATGGAAGAGCAGAGGTTAAGCActaaaaggaaattttgaagtGCAGCCAACTTCTAGATAACAGAGGGTGAAGGGGAACGTGTGGAGCTTGAACACTGGTCCATGCGGCGTCCTCGCTGGAGATCGGCTGTGCAACGGAGCACGTAGAGAGCCCGGAGGCAGCCGACAGCCTCCTCCGGTGCCCTGTGGTTGCTCGCTTCCCAGGGCACGTGCCGAGACCTTCCCTGTGACTGACCACATGGCAGGAGCCCATGTGTGCAGATAAGCCATTCCCCGAATAAACTGGTGCCTCCCACTGGCATAACCCCGTCCGAGGCAGACGGGTACTTTGACGGCCTCGGGGAACTTTGCAAGTCTGAATAAGGGGCTGAATAACACCCTCTTTGTAAGGGAAGGTGTGTGGGTGCTACCATCGTGGGGTAAAGATCTGATCCCAGTTTAAAGTCTTTCCCTGTGAGGGCATAGCGGAAACGGGGGGAAGTGgcagcagggcgcaggaggtgcgTCGCACGGCTCCCCCTTCGGCGGGGACTATTGCTCAGTGAGTCAAGGCCTGATCCTGGTCCAAAGGCATCAAATGCTTCAAGATTATGGGTGTAGCTAATgtttaatataatatttaatatttaatgtgcTACTTGATATAAAGCTAATATttctaaatgggaaaaataaaaagcaaagagttTCAGCCTTCCCTCTCTTCGCCGCAGGGAGACCAGCACGGCGGAGTACGTCGCCGAGGAGAACCACGGGTTTCCCACGTCCCGCTTCCAGGAAGTCACCGGGAAGGAACTCCTCAGTGAGGAAAATCACTCGGTAACATACAAATTAACACAATAGCTTTGTTATTTGTCCAGAAACTGCAGAACGCACTGAAGCATTTACGAACCTCTATATAGACCATAAAATCGTTCTCGGAGAGACCGAAACCGAACGGCTACGAATGGCAGAGTTTCTCCAGGAGACTCTCGCCGCTTGTTAGTCAAAGTTGCAGCGGTTTCCAGGGGCCGTATAACACGGAGCTGTTAACGGGCCTCGCTATATCCTTGTGGGTGACAGCCCAGAGCCAGATTCAATTTTAGAAATATCTACAAGTCCACTAGGATGAAGATAACAGGGACAAAGCAAAGCTGTGAACCAGAACTATGAATCTGAACAGCTaggaatttggggaaaatatACTGCCAAAAAAAATGCCTGTGCAGCTTAGGGTGGTCTTATTTAAAgcaggaggaggtggtggaggacgAGCCGTTCGTGGTGGCCGGAGCAGGCTGGCATCAAGCCTTACGTGTGCCTGTTTGCTGCCGGTgactctccccaggctgccgctgTCCTGTTGAGCTGCTGCGGCCGGACGGTGCCTTGTGCAggtctgagctgctgcagcgctgGCTCCTGCCAGGACCCCCAGCAACTCTAGCGTGCATGAAGCGGTTATCTCTAGGGCAGAGCTGCCTAAAAATGTCTGCAAAACATATGCCAAAGCAGACATAGACCGTGAATATTTGCACCTTGCAGTGGGCTGAAGTTAAAGTGCATGCATGGCAGGTTCCTGAGCACTCCCCTTTAACTTGTTTGGCAAGCCATTTTAGGGGCTCCGTAAATACGTTCGTTGCGATGTTGCGATTTTCCAGGTGAGTCCTCTGAACCTTCCCGCGCCGCTTGTGCGGGGCGCAGAGTCCTGCCTTGCGCTGCATCAAATGCAAGTGTCGGCAGAGACGCGGATACTGAGACAGGTAGGTAAAAACGCACCTGGAGATGCAGCTTCATGCAGAGGGGCTACCTGGGGGGGATTAAAATAAGAGCTGTTAGGAGGAGACCTCTTCTCCCTAAACGTGTGTATGAAATGGAAAGCAGTCGCTGTCCCCCTTGCCCAAGCACGAGGGCTGGAGATGCGCACGGCGGAGCCAGGCGCCTGTGCTCGCGCCTCCTACCAGAGGCTGTTAAAATatccctttattttcttctctttttgcagaAACATGCTGTTGAGCTAATTCCACTCACTAAGATCGACTACGACTGGAAAGGGAAGGCATATTCCTTCTACGTCTTCGGTAACGAGAAGAAAGTGTACGCAGAGGACTACCCAGAACCATGCTGCTGTTCCCTCCTGTGACCCGTGGGCAGGTCCGGCAAGAGCTGGGGCTGGACAAGCCGTCCTGCTCCATCATTACGTCCCCGAGCGGCGGGACGGAGGGCTCAGAGCAAGAGAAACCGAGTCACGCTTGGCTAACAACGCCAGGTTAAAAGATGATGAAAGAGGAGGAGTCGGGTTTTTCATTCCAAGCCTTAATTCTCCATTAAAAATGCACCTAGATTCAAAGCTGAGAAGGGTATGCTTTGCAAAGGGATAAAACCGCTTGACAAGGAACAGCATTTGcctcagattaagaaaaaaattttggtgGTGACCTTGAGCAAAGTctttggtttaaaataaatttctggtgaaatttatactgtttttttttctatcttatttGTTtggtggaggagggaagggaattaGGGGACATCCATTATCTCCCTCTATGAAGcacttctgctttcttgttaAGCAGCACAGCAGATCAGTTATTATTTACTCTCCTTAGATTAACCACATattcttttcctaatttttcctgTGGTGCACACAGAAAATGTCACCTACTAAAAAAGTGTAAAGACTCTGCCTTTACCAGTGCAAAGCAAACTGAGGAGCATTTCTTTAGGCCATTCCTCTCTGCTTCCCAAGGCATTCCCAAGGCAGTGAGAGTGGTCATTCCCAGCGCCGCAAGAGTGGTCGTTCCCAGCGCGCAGGTGAGGATGGAGAAAGGCAGCGAGAGACCTAGGGAGCAAACCTCCACGCCTGAGGCACAAAATCTCTGCTGACAGCATCTGCTAATGCTTTTCTTGAAAGAAATCGTGACCTTCCTAAGGCTAGGTGTGAACTTGAGCACCTCCCAAGACGTGTactgctcctttcctctcccatgtGATGCGCAATGGAGAGGAATGAGCTCGTTAAGTCCCTGCCAACCCCACCTGTCCCAGACTAATGAGCCGGGCTCAGGATGTCATAGGCTCCATGAGGTCAGTGGGGTTTATTCTAGGAGTCTGAAATTTCTTTCGCGCCGGGAGCCTGCCCGCAGCTCCGCTGTGATCCCTCGGACCAgagcgccgcaccgcgccgctccTCTTTAGGGAGAGCTGAAGCGGTCGTCAGTGGTTAGGGACGTGCAGGGGGATATTAGCAGTTTCTGCTGATGACTTTAACTGAGCAAAACGCTGCGCGCTGCCGGCCGTCGCAACGCAAGCCGGTGGGCTGGCGCGGAG
It encodes the following:
- the LOC138060969 gene encoding protein SSUH2 homolog isoform X1, with translation MLLVSLKSSLFLICLTRNVFALLPRREHEDLEVLENCFAAFLATNEDAVSYGGQDPPPPYSRPDVVTAAGARPGAEPSAPPLELVDTGAAAGSSQAGNTNFPALLLPPKSEMFQAEESILYISEDEARAAFIQYAASKCCYRTAPAKHMMVQNLTALNTYRYRLHTFTESRSTLPASEPYHGGLVDGPAAAAPPAPWEVAVDPPPPFAACETCLPVPHTYAVQGCPNCSSSGLTPCSSCRGSGKRTCVFCGGSGKHATDSEFFSDCPHCNGSGRMRCFSCWGQGRVPCARCDAKGLLLCHAELTVAWETSTAEYVAEENHGFPTSRFQEVTGKELLSEENHSVSPLNLPAPLVRGAESCLALHQMQVSAETRILRQKHAVELIPLTKIDYDWKGKAYSFYVFGNEKKVYAEDYPEPCCCSLL
- the LOC138060969 gene encoding protein SSUH2 homolog isoform X5, which translates into the protein MLLVSLKSSLFLICLTRNVFALLPRREHEDLEVLENCFAAFLATNEDAVSYGGQDPPPPYSRPDVVTAAGARPGAEPSAPPLELVDTGAAAGSSQAGNTNFPALLLPPKSEMFQAEESILYISEDEARAAFIQYAASKCCYRTAPAKHMMVQNLTALNTYRYRLHTFTESRSTLPASEPYHGGLVDGPAAAAPPAPWEVAVDPPPPFAACETCLPVPHTYAVQGCPNCSSSGLTPCSSCRGSGKRTCVFCGGSGKHATDSEFFSDCPHCNGSGRMRCFSCWGQGRVPCARCDAKGLLLCHAELTVAWETSTAEYVAEENHGFPTSRFQEVTGKELLSEENHSKHAVELIPLTKIDYDWKGKAYSFYVFGNEKKVYAEDYPEPCCCSLL
- the LOC138060969 gene encoding protein SSUH2 homolog isoform X3 codes for the protein MEKEELVRNVFALLPRREHEDLEVLENCFAAFLATNEDAVSYGGQDPPPPYSRPDVVTAAGARPGAEPSAPPLELVDTGAAAGSSQAGNTNFPALLLPPKSEMFQAEESILYISEDEARAAFIQYAASKCCYRTAPAKHMMVQNLTALNTYRYRLHTFTESRSTLPASEPYHGGLVDGPAAAAPPAPWEVAVDPPPPFAACETCLPVPHTYAVQGCPNCSSSGLTPCSSCRGSGKRTCVFCGGSGKHATDSEFFSDCPHCNGSGRMRCFSCWGQGRVPCARCDAKGLLLCHAELTVAWETSTAEYVAEENHGFPTSRFQEVTGKELLSEENHSVSPLNLPAPLVRGAESCLALHQMQVSAETRILRQKHAVELIPLTKIDYDWKGKAYSFYVFGNEKKVYAEDYPEPCCCSLL
- the LOC138060969 gene encoding protein SSUH2 homolog isoform X4 encodes the protein MEKEELVRREHEDLEVLENCFAAFLATNEDAVSYGGQDPPPPYSRPDVVTAAGARPGAEPSAPPLELVDTGAAAGSSQAGNTNFPALLLPPKSEMFQAEESILYISEDEARAAFIQYAASKCCYRTAPAKHMMVQNLTALNTYRYRLHTFTESRSTLPASEPYHGGLVDGPAAAAPPAPWEVAVDPPPPFAACETCLPVPHTYAVQGCPNCSSSGLTPCSSCRGSGKRTCVFCGGSGKHATDSEFFSDCPHCNGSGRMRCFSCWGQGRVPCARCDAKGLLLCHAELTVAWETSTAEYVAEENHGFPTSRFQEVTGKELLSEENHSVSPLNLPAPLVRGAESCLALHQMQVSAETRILRQKHAVELIPLTKIDYDWKGKAYSFYVFGNEKKVYAEDYPEPCCCSLL
- the LOC138060969 gene encoding protein SSUH2 homolog isoform X2, encoding MEKEELVRNEDAVSYGGQDPPPPYSRPDVVTAAGARPGAEPSAPPLELVDTGAAAGSSQAGNTNFPALLLPPKSEMFQAEESILYISEDEARAAFIQYAASKCCYRTAPAKHMMVQNLTALNTYRYRLHTFTESRSTLPASEPYHGGLVDGPAAAAPPAPWEVAVDPPPPFAACETCLPVPHTYAVQGCPNCSSSGLTPCSSCRGSGKRTCVFCGGSGKHATDSEFFSDCPHCNGSGRMRCFSCWGQGRVPCARCDAKGLLLCHAELTVAWETSTAEYVAEENHGFPTSRFQEVTGKELLSEENHSVSPLNLPAPLVRGAESCLALHQMQVSAETRILRQKHAVELIPLTKIDYDWKGKAYSFYVFGNEKKVYAEDYPEPCCCSLL